Genomic window (Oligoflexia bacterium):
TGCTCCCATTTCAATTGCCAATGCTGCTTCAGAAATAAGATTACTCGCCTCATAACCAACAATATGAACACCGAGTACTAAGCCTGTTTTTTTATCAGTCACAATCTTCACAAACCCGTCGGAATCCATCATGCTCAAAGCGCGACCGTTTGCCACATAGGGGAATTGCCCCACTTTAGTTTCAAAACCTTTGGCTTGAGCTTCTTCAACAGTTAACCCAGCTGATGCAATTTCTGGATCAGTAAAAATAACTGCGGGAATAGTTTTAACATCCATCACAACATTATGACCTGCGATGACTTCAGCGCATATGATTCCCTCTTTACTCGCCTTATGAGCAAGCATGGGTTGACCTGCGATATCACCAATTGCATAAATATGTGAAATATTGGTGCGCAATTGTTTATCAACTTCGATAAAGCCACGTTTATCAGTTTTTAATCCGATTGAAGTAATACCTAATTGATCACTATTTGGTTTACGACCAACAGTTACTAAAATTTTATCTGCGAGAACCGTTTGCTCAGCACCTTCGACACTAATTGTGATGGCAAGCTCTGAACCAGATTTTTTAAAACTCACAGCTTTAGCATTATGCAAAACCTTAACGCCACGTTTTTTAAGTTTGCGCGCAACCACTTGAGCACAATCAGGATCAACCACACCTGCTAATAAAGTTTTATTCGCTTCGATGATGGTAACTTCAACACCTAGTTTTTGATAAAAACTACCGATCTCTAAACCGATGTAACCGCCGCCAATAACTGCTAGGCGTTTCGGTAATTCTGCGAGCTCTAAAGCTTCAGTGCTGCTTAAAACATTTTTCTTATCGTAAGCAAATCCTGGAATCTCAATGGGGCGTGAGCCTGTCGCAATAACAAAGTTTGTGGCTTTGATTTTTTCAGTTGTTCCGTCACTTAATTTTACTTCAAGCTCTTGAGGAGTTAAGAATTTCGCAGCACCAGCAATATACTCACATCCATTTGCTTTTAAAAGCTGACCGATTCCACCAGTGAGTTTATTGACAACACTTTGCTTCCACTCTTGAAGCTTTGGCATATCGACTGATGATTTAGGAACGTTAATGCCCATATCAGCGGCATGTTGAATTTTATCATAAAAATGTGCAGCAGAGATCAAGGCTTTTGAAGGTATGCAGCCACAATTCAGACACACGCCACCAACTTTATCTCTATCAACGACGATAACTTTTTTACCCAACTGCGCAAGCTTAATAGCCGCAACGTAACCACCTGGGCCTGCACCAATGACGCAAACATCTGTTTGTTTCAATTACGACTCCTTCAAACCATTTCAAGTAAAAGTGATTGCGGATTTTCAAGATACTTCATGAATTTATTTAAAAACTTCGCTGCTTGAGCACCATCAATCATGCGATGATCACATGTGGCTGTTACGCCCATCATCTCGCGAATTTTT
Coding sequences:
- the lpdA gene encoding dihydrolipoyl dehydrogenase, which translates into the protein MKQTDVCVIGAGPGGYVAAIKLAQLGKKVIVVDRDKVGGVCLNCGCIPSKALISAAHFYDKIQHAADMGINVPKSSVDMPKLQEWKQSVVNKLTGGIGQLLKANGCEYIAGAAKFLTPQELEVKLSDGTTEKIKATNFVIATGSRPIEIPGFAYDKKNVLSSTEALELAELPKRLAVIGGGYIGLEIGSFYQKLGVEVTIIEANKTLLAGVVDPDCAQVVARKLKKRGVKVLHNAKAVSFKKSGSELAITISVEGAEQTVLADKILVTVGRKPNSDQLGITSIGLKTDKRGFIEVDKQLRTNISHIYAIGDIAGQPMLAHKASKEGIICAEVIAGHNVVMDVKTIPAVIFTDPEIASAGLTVEEAQAKGFETKVGQFPYVANGRALSMMDSDGFVKIVTDKKTGLVLGVHIVGYEASNLISEAALAIEMGATAEDLASTIHPHPTLPEMIMEAAEAAMGKAIHIMAKTERERQPRP